In Oryza sativa Japonica Group chromosome 8, ASM3414082v1, the sequence AAAGGAGGACAGCTTAgtacaaacaaaaagaaattttGCTTTGAACACCTTGACCAGTTTTAACAGCGGCGTAGCAAGAAGGGTGTTTTGTGTTGTGGTTGGTGAGGAGAGATCTCTGAAGATGTGATTAGTCAAAGAGGCCAAAGAACATTAGTAAAAACAAGAAGGCTGCCGCTTTGCTACGTCGTCTCTCGCCTGTGACTCTGAAGAACATCTCGCTTGTTCTTCAATTGATGACTTGGCTACTACAGTAGTAATGAATGGTCAGAATATGGGACACATCAGTGTCAATGTGGAGCTTTCTGCTGTTTTGATGTGGTTTGTGAAGCTGCTGCTTGGAAATGCGAACCTGCCTAGATAAATGGCTGGACTGTGAGTACAATTCAATTCTTGGTGAATATTTAATAGGTTTATTTTAGAGGCAATTTGGATCTACTAGTATACTGTATTAGTACTATATTGATCTCCTTTTGGTCCCTTATTAGAGAATTCAATTTGGAATGCTTGTCTTTGTGTAACTGTGCTTTGACCACTGTCTAGATTCCAGACAGGTACCCTAGTCCAATTTAAACTCAAACTAAATCAACCAAAGCTTATTTGTTTGGACTTTGGCTTATGAGCTATTACAAACATAttgtaaaattaaattttcttcttttcatttttttcactcAACTATGTCTTTGGACcgctaaaaatatatgtataaaagtttttCTACTCAATCTTAATAAGCCAAACAACACAGCCTTTGTCGTACCAAAATTTTTGGGAAAAGCCAAAGGAAAATAATAATCCCAATTACCGCACGATACCAGAAATTATGCAAAAGTCCAATTACAACCACGCTGGGAAAAAAAGGTACCAAGAACAATTTATtatcctatggaaaaaaaaaacctcgtgTCGATgttattaaaaacaaaaaacattaTTTGCCTACCTAATATTTAATTTTGGAGAGAGATAAGGATGTGGATGGTATAAATATCTTTGTTTTAGAtaatggccgtgtttagttcatcGTCAAATTCTTTTTTACGTATACGGActcacatttaaagtattaaacgtagactaataacaaaactaattacaaattacgcctgtaaactgcgagacgaatcttttaagcataattaatccatcattagtacatTTGGaatactgtagcacttatagctaatcatgacgtaattaggctaaaaagatttgtctcgtgattTACAGTCagattgtgcaattagtttttctttttgtctacatttgatgctccatatatgtgtccaaacatttgacgtgacagaaaagttggaagtttaatgagaaaagttagaatctaaacacagccataaatatcttttctagttcattttttttttgtcacgaTCAAGCTTTACAACTAGCCGTATCACAGCAAACCATTTTCCATCTCTTTCCATCCACTAGTTTCAACTTTCAAATactaaaaaaaacaacacaacGTGACCAATATCCTGCCTACGTGGATCAACCCACCCTGACCCCAATCCGACCCATCCATCCCCCAATCAACGGCCTCGATGCACCCACCGTCCCCACGGATGAACGGCCGAGAACCCTCCACGTCTCACATCCAAATCTCACTATAAGACCGCTATAACCacagaaaaaaatttgaaaatatacttttttttctttcaatttaCAAAAATATACTTGCACGACATATATTTGCGAAAATATACCTCGTCCGTATATTGGGTTAGCGGGAGCGGTACGGTAGGCACGGTCGCGCGTAGTGGGGATGCGGGATCGAGCCGGTCCCGCACGGCGGTTGCGCGGAAGCGATGCAGCCCGTGGAACGGGTATGCGGGAGCGGCAGGGATGCGGGAGCACCTTGGGAGCGGCACGGTCCCGCGGAACGGGCGTGCTGGAGCGGCTCGGTTCCACAATTTTTACTGTATCAGTACTGTTTTGACACTATTTGGCACTGTTCAAACAGCGGTACCGCGGATCCAATGTGCGGAACCGGCTCATGAACAGTGTGAAAACAGTGCGAAACAGTGCAGAACAGTGTCAAACAGtgctatatgcatgcatgtgcagCTTGGCTGCTCGGTCACGCGCGGCCGGCCTGCGTGACCGCACGGCCGGTCCGCGGGACCGACGCGGTACCGTGCGTCCGTGCTGCAGGACCACCGGTCCCGCGGAATGGTAGTGCGGGACCGCCTCGGTCCCGCGTAACCACACTGCGGGATAGGTATATTTGTGCAAATTTTCGTCACATAGGTATATAAatgcaaaataataaaaaaagaagtatattttcaatttttttctataaccacgtatcgagaagaaaagagaagagagaagaaaacgggctacagatttatagctagttgcaacacggactctaagacgttaTGTGTATATGAGAGATAGGACcggtattaatggtgtagtatatttttgtacttaactattgtatgaatagactattagattagctatagatgatttagagccaGCAGTTAGCTATACTGTTAAAACTTGCTCTGACGAGAACGCCCCCGCCACACGTGCCGAATGACCCGCCCCCACCCCTACCCCGATCCGGTGGGCCCGGTGCGACCCCCCCTGCACCCGGTCCACGAAACGCCCTCGCGGACCCGGCGCCTCGCTGTGAGTGGGCCGGCCCATGCACCGGGTCCATGGACCACCTACCCCCGCGTGGGAGAATTCCTACCGCGACCGGTTTATATACCCGCCTCGTGTACCCGCTTCTCCCCCACTCAACCTCTTCTCCTCCCTATCCATTAATTACTCGCTTCGTGGTCGGaatccatggccgccgccgtcgggaaCCCTAACGCGGCCGCCGCTGCGTCGATCTCGGCGTCGAGGGTCGGTGCGGGGGCGTTGCGCGCGGGGGGCttgagggtggcggcggggaggaggggagcgggggctgtggtggcggcggcaatgcggccggcgaaggcggtggcgtcgccggcgaaggaggcggccgGGGAGGTGAACGGGGCGGCGTCGGGGGGGTTCGCGAGGCCCGACGCGTTCGGGAGGTTCGGGAAGTTCGGGGGCAAGTACGTGCCCGAGACGCTGATGCATGCGCTCACCGAGCTCGAGGCCGCGTTCCAtgccctcgccggcgacgaagatttCCAGGTAACCGCCGCGGTGCTggatcccccctccccccactccGATTTATTGGATTTGGTGCTCGCTTGTTTCGATTTGATTCGCGAAGTATATTTCGTTTGGGTTTTATTTTCTTCAACCCCCTTGGAAAACGCCACCATTTCATTTCGTCGCCGAATTGGTTGATGGTCGGAGATGTTGATTTGCAAGGTTTAGTCCGTCgattttgtttcttttgtggATTAATGATGATTGCTTCGATTATATTCTTATAGTTTGCTTCTTTTATTTTGTGTGGATTAACGCTAGTAATACGTGATACTTGTGTGTGTTTGAGATCTCTGGTTTGTGGTAGAGGGGAGAAGTCACATCAATTTGCAGAACCAATCAATCTTCCTTTGAGACCGATTGATTTTTCGACGAAGATTCAGTTTTCGTCTGTGTCCCTTTCCGAGAACTGCAGCCACATATAGTACTTTGGAGCCCCTATTCTTCAAGCACCGGTATCACTGTATTTGAGCTGTAGCTACATCGCCTTTCAGAGACCAAATGCATTTCAATAGTGTGAATAGTTTGTTTCATTTATCACTGCAATGCCTGCAACTTCATATGATTCCTGAATCATGCGAAATGTTTAGAAGTAGTAGTAGTCATTTTGATTGCTAGGGAGATTATGAAATAACAAGAGAGTTGTGTGCTTGACAACACCTTGCTCTTTGCAGAAAGAACTTGATGGTATTCTCAAGGATTACGTCGGCCGGGAGACCCCGCTGTACTTTGCGGAGCGATTGACTGAGCACTACAAGCGCGCTGATGGCACAGGCCCCATGATTTACCTCAAGAGGGAGGATCTTAACCACACTGGCGCCCACAAGATCAACAATGCTGTCGCTCAAGTCTTGCTTGCCAAGCGGCTTGGGAAGGAACGTATCATCGCCGAGACTGGCGCCGGCCAGCACGGTGTTGCCACTGCCACGGTGTGCGCGAGGTTTGGGCTGCAGTGCATCATCTACATGGGTGCTCAGGATATGGAGAGGCAGGCACTTAATGTTTTCAGGATGAAGCTTCTTGGAGCAGAGGTATGACGGAAACTTGTGCATCTTTGTGCTTGCAATCGTGTACACTCGTTTCGATATGAATGTACAATTGTTCCTCAACATGGTTTGCTGATCTCTTTTGCTGAAACAGGTGAGGGCAGTACATTCTGGGACAGCAACTTTGAAGGATGCCACCTCGGAGGCCATCCGTGACTGGGTCACCAATGTTGAGAACACTCACTACATTTTGGGATCAGTTGCTGGTCCGCATCCATACCCGATGATGGTGAGAGAGTTCCATAAGGTGATTGGCAAGGAGACCCGTAGACAGGCCATGGAGAAGTGGGGTGGCAAGCCTGATGTCTTGGTTGCTTGTGTTGGTGGTGGATCAAACGCCATGGGTCTCTTCCATGAGTTCGTTGATGATCAAGATATAAGAATGATTGGAGTGGAGGCTGCTGGCTATGGTGTAGACACTGACAAACATGCTGCCACTTTGACAAAGGGAGAAGTGGGAGTTCTCCATGGATCATTGAGCTATGTGTTGCAGGATGATGATGGACAAGTTATTGAACCCCACTCCATTAGTGCTGGGTGAGTATTCTGTTGTTGGCATTGACAGTAATTCATTTTTACAGCAGTTGGGCTAATCATCTATGCTGTTTTGAATGGTAGGCTGGACTACCCTGGTGTTGGGCCTGAGCATAGCTTTTTGAAGGATATTGGACGTGCTGAATATGACAGCGTGACAGATCAGGAGGCACTGGATGGTATGTGTTTCAGTGTCACTATCTACGGTTCTCTTCTCTGATATTTTCCTTCCACTTGATTGGTGGAATATCTACTATAAATGCCAATAGTATATCTCTTTGATGGTGGGGACTGCTAATGAGTAAGAGTAGGCTAATAGAACCAACAACTGTTAAAAACTGTTATTCTTAGTAGCATATATTGTGAATGTTCTGAACTTTCTTGATACGAGTTTAAGCAGGGCTAAGGCACCAATTTTGTTGTTTGGCCCCTCTACCATCTTAATGATATCAGAGCAACTACGCTTTGGTTGTCTGCAACTCTATCTGATTCACATGTTAGACAAAAACTTTAGATTTACACTGGAAATTAAGCTTTGCTGTTGAGTTAGTAGGGTATCCGAAAGTGACCCTGAATTACAGATAAGTAAGACCAGGCAAATTCTTAACATGCTGAGTTGCTGACTCAGTAGTTTGCTAGCCGTCAGTCTGTCACATATGCATGTTATGTTAAACATTTAGTTGATGTTTTGATCTTGATTGTTGTTTACTTGTTTTAACATAATCCTGAGTACTAAAATATTACCGAGTTGCGTAAAGTTATGTTGGAAGTCTTTCACATCTTCACTGACATAACGATAAACATTTACTAGTTGATGTCCCAATCGTTGATTAATGCTGCAATATCTAACTCTTTAAGTGCTATGCTCAAAATCTAACTATTCCCTTTTCGAATGCTATCTTCACATGCAGCTTTCAAGCGCGTCTCTCGGCTGGAGGGCATCATCCCTGCTCTGGAGACGTCCCATGCGCTCGCCTACCTGGAGAAGCTCTGCCCAACGCTGCCCGACGGCGTGAGGGTGGTGGTGAACTGCAGTGGAAGAGGAGACAAGGATGTCCACACAGCCAGCAAGTACCTTGATGTCTGAAAAAACTCTAGAGGGGCTAAAAAATGATAGCTTTTCCATGAGCAGTTTTGAAAGGGTGCAATACAACAGCAGCAATTGATTAGAGCTTTGTTATTTGGATAAAAAAGTACCAATAATGCTTGGAAGTTCATATTAGCTACAAGAGTATCTTTGTTTGTTTGTCTTTGTATCTGAATGATGTTATTGGCGGAGTTGGTAAATATAACTAAATAAACACCAATCTTTCTCCATTCTATCAGCATATCTTTTCAGCTTTGCTCCGTAGTATGCTGTGTTCTCTCTGAATCTTCAGTTGTCTTGTTACTTTGTGAAGAACATGATGAAAGGAACAAAGAGGAGGTGAATTGTGACATTTGTTTAGTGGTTGAGTCACTACGCTACCTTTGCTAGTAATTAGTTAAAAGTTTTATCTTTTGCTAGTAGTAAAAAATGTACTAAcatcatcttaaaaaaaatgtacaacCTACTACTACCGCTGCTACTGTCTGTCTGCAGCTGCTGCATTGCTTGAACAACATCTTTCCTTGTACAGGAGTGAGAGATGTCGACAGGTGACACTGTGACAGCAGCCTGCTCTGACTAAACCAACAAATTTGTTGGGTGTTAGGGCCTTCATTTAAGTTGAGATGGCTTAACTGTCTTTAAAGCTAAGCTGCCGCCGCCATGGTTGTTGATTCTCCTGATCTGTTTTGTTTGGAACACATGATTTCCTAGGTTTTGACAGTATCCGATGATCtgaataaaataaaagagaCGTATCCTTTTCTTGCAAGACTAACCAATAGGTAATGTATGGGTTTTTGAGATACACATGGTTTCCTATGCTTTGACAGCATCATCTGAaccaaaaaagagaaaatgtcCTTTTCTTGCAAGACTAACCATGGGTGATGTGTCATGTGTAGGTTTTTGAGATGTAGCTTTGGAAAATATATACTAGGAAAACATCATTTCATATCTGACTTTGTGCAAGAAGCAACATCAAAATATCGCATCATTCATATCACACACAAAAACATCATTGAACACCTGCAGATATACACCAAAACAAAATGCATCAACTCAGCCAGACTTTAGATATGGATGCAAAAAGGTAGTCCAATTAATCGAACTGTCCATGAGAATCACAGAGAGGATACAAGACAGACTTCTGCAAATCTCCAAATGCATGCAAAGTTTAAGCCCAATCTAATAGACAAGGAGAGCAAATTAAGCACAAACATGATACACACTCTTTTTGCAAACTGAATTTAAAGGTACTACTATGCAGTACACATATGCATGCATTAGTCCAGCTGATGATGAAATTAACAAATCTTgcatcagaagaggagttctaGAGAGAGAGTGGCAAcccggagagagaaagaggagtcAATACccgaaccaaccaaccaaccttGCAAAGTGTTGCTTGCTTCCGAACTAATTAACTCTGATGAACTGTTGATGAGCCATGTAATGCAGGTGACAGATCATTAATAACTTAACTGAAACTAACCTAACTGAAATCAAATAAGAGGGGGCATATGCATGGATTGGATGCAATGTgtttgtctgaactctgaagcaaATTTAATTTTGGATGATGAGTAGGAATTTGTTGAGAGCAACACAACTCAGAGCCTATGACATATCACTGTATAAATATATGTAGTGTATATATATCAGCCATGATCACAGGACCTAAGTTGTGTTGCTGCTGTGTTGGATAATTAAGGTTTTTACTCATGATTAATTTTTCTGGGGGTTTTTTGGTGGTGGTGAtagtgattaaaaaaaatgataaatgaACTAGCTAACTGAAGCAGCAACTACACTTTTGCAAGGACAGTAGTCTGCGGTGCGTTCTTGACTCCCCACATTGCTAAACCTCCGAATTCGCTCTTGATCCCTCCCTTGATCCCCTGCACAAAATTCGATCAAATTTAAACCATCATAAATGCGAATTATGAAATTAAGTCAGAGAAAACCATTTCAAGAAATTGATCACTTAGTAATTTTGCTGGAATTTTGTAGGAATAGTTAAAGCAGAGTTCAATCTTGCTGAAATAAGAAAAGGGGTATTTGCAGATGAAAAAACACTGAATagggctcaaaatttgactgaatttgaacaATTTTACTAAATTGAGagaattttagaaatttcgtTCTGTAATGATCAGGGGATCTCACTTACCATTGCACATGATGGACAGATAGATGGGCACGCCGGCGAGGTCACCGTGGGCATGGCGGCGCGACGCCGTTGTCGCCGGTGATGGCGGCCTTGATGCGCTCGACGGTGCAGGCGATGAGGCTGTtgacggtggcgacggagcCGAGCGACAGCTTGGCGGTGGGCACGGAGTCGACCAGTATCTGGAACGCCACCGTCAGCagcgacccgccgccgccgtccggccCGTCGGGGAGGATGGCGAACCCCGACGGCAGCAGCGCCACGTAGTCCGGGTCGCCGCCGTTGAGCACCACGTTCATCGCCACCACGTCCACCGGCGCGTATATCACGTACGACCCCGTCG encodes:
- the LOC4344612 gene encoding tryptophan synthase beta chain 1; translation: MAAAVGNPNAAAAASISASRVGAGALRAGGLRVAAGRRGAGAVVAAAMRPAKAVASPAKEAAGEVNGAASGGFARPDAFGRFGKFGGKYVPETLMHALTELEAAFHALAGDEDFQKELDGILKDYVGRETPLYFAERLTEHYKRADGTGPMIYLKREDLNHTGAHKINNAVAQVLLAKRLGKERIIAETGAGQHGVATATVCARFGLQCIIYMGAQDMERQALNVFRMKLLGAEVRAVHSGTATLKDATSEAIRDWVTNVENTHYILGSVAGPHPYPMMVREFHKVIGKETRRQAMEKWGGKPDVLVACVGGGSNAMGLFHEFVDDQDIRMIGVEAAGYGVDTDKHAATLTKGEVGVLHGSLSYVLQDDDGQVIEPHSISAGLDYPGVGPEHSFLKDIGRAEYDSVTDQEALDAFKRVSRLEGIIPALETSHALAYLEKLCPTLPDGVRVVVNCSGRGDKDVHTASKYLDV